The DNA region TAACGGGAACCGCTATGAAATTATTGACGGAGAATTGTTTGTGACCAGAGCGCCTCACTGGAATCATCAAAAAACTTGTGTCAGAATTAGTACTTCCTTGGATACTTGGTCACAGACTACTGCTTTGGGAGAAGTTGTGACTGCTCCAGGAATAATTTTTGGGGATAATGATAATGTTATTCCCGATGTCGTCTGGGCTAGCAACGAGAGATTGCCCCTGCTTTTAGACGAGGCGGGGCATTTAACTGGTGCGCCAGAACTGGTAATAGAGGTACTGTCTGCTGGTATTGAGAACGAAAAGCGGGACAGGGAATTTAAACTAAAGCTTTATTCAGCAAGAGGTGTTAGGGAATATTGGATTGTGGATTGGCGCAAGCAACAGGTGGAAGTTTATCGACGCGAACAAGCGAGTTTAAGGTTAGTTGCTACGTTGTTCAATGGTGATGACTTGAACTCACCCATATTGCCTAATTTTACTTGTGCGATCGCATCCTTATTTACTTAATACAAGTTCATAGAATGGCTGTAATTTCTTACTATTGGCAATTTTTAATAAAAAGTAAAAGATGAGAAGGTAGCCTATATGTCATCTTTTAAATCAAATAGTAACAATACCGTTGAAGTAGATGGAATTCAATTTGAAACGGTAATACCTAAGCCTATAGTGCTAATTCCTGCAAAGCAACCTGGTATTAAAACTCAAGTTCAGTTTGGCATTCGGATTACTAACAATACAGCAAATCCTCGTAACTTTCTACTCTTCACAGCGCGTCCAGAATTTATCCAAGCAAACAAGCAAAAGATTCCACACTCTGGCCCTCTTGTTAATACAGCTGCCTCTCCAGAATTATCTGATTTTAAATTACTGATGCCTGAAGAAAGTTTAACTTTCTTATTGGAAGGATGTTTTGAATGGTTTAAAAGTGAACTGAAGTTTGCATTTATAGGAAAAGATGCTACACATTGGTGGTATGGCAATTTTGAGTTAGGTACATACTCGATCAATGTCATATATGAAAATTCTTATCCTACCTGGGAACAGGCTAGTTGGGGGGATGGAATTATCTCTTTAATGCCAATGCGGGAGCAGCCAAAAAACAACTACCTAACACTTGAGACTATTAAAATAGAAGATGTTTGGGTGGGTAAGATTTTTACATCTCCTCTTGAGTTTCGCCTTATTCAGTAGTTGAGCTTAACTGTGCTGCAAAAACTCGACCTTGGGCAATAACGGGTCAGTTACAATACCCACACCGCTAAAACCCCAGCGTTTGAGTAAGTTTCCCAACTGTGTACGTGGAATAGATTCTACAGAAAAGCGATTTGCTACTTCTGCTGCATGAGTGTTGAGATAGCTAAGGGCATCAAAGTTTTCCTGAAACAGCAACAAATAACCTGATGTTCCGGTGTCAGGACGAGCTATGAGATAATTACCGTCAGTTTTTGAGCGCACTAAGTAATAGACTTCGGACAGCATGGAGATGGGGATCGGGAGAGTGGGGGAGCAGGGGAGGCAAGGGGAGCAGGGGGAGAAAAATTAATAACTAATGACGAATGACCAATGACTAATGACTAATGACTAATTGAGATTTTCTAGACGAATGCGTGGATCGGCGGCTTTTAACATTAAATCGGCGATTAAATTGCCAGCAATCAGCAAGACTGCGCCCATTACCAAGCTTGCCATTAACAAATATAAATCTTGAGCTTGTAAAGCTTGTAAGGTCAACCTTCCTAAACCGGGCCAGTTAAAGAAAAATTCGGCAATGAAAGCACCATTTAATAAACCAGCTAATTCAAAACCTAATAAGGTAATCAAAGGATTTATCGCATTACGGAGTGCATGAACGTAGATAACGCGATTTTCTGGCAATCCTTTGGCACGAGCCGTTTGGATGTAATCTTGACGCAGCACATCCAATAATTCACCGCGAGTGATGCGTTGTAAACCAGCAAAACTAGTAATTGAAAGGGCTATCGTCGGTAAAATCATGTGCCAGCCGATATCTAAAATTCTGCCAAACCACGTTAGTTCCGAGTGATTGATGCTAGTCATGCTACCCACTGGGAAGAAGGGCGAGGTGATTTGGGCTAAAACCAGCAACGCTAAAGCAGTGATGAAACTGGGAAAGCCTTGTCCGGCATAGCTAATTACCTGTAAAACCCGGTCTGATAGCTTATTTTGGTTAACAGCAGCAAAGATTCCCAGAGGGATAGCGATCGCCCATGTGACAATTAAAGATGCGATCGCTAATAGCAAAGTCGCTGGTACTCGTTCCCACAACAGCGATGCTACTGAACGTTGATAAATAAAACTCGTGCCAAAATCCCCTTTTGTCAAGATTCGCCATAGCCACAGCCCAAATTGTTCTGGCCAAGACTTATCCAAACCAAACTGCCGCTTGAGTTCTTCAATTCTTTCTGGCGATATCTTCGGGTTTTGCCGCAACGTATCTACATAATCTCCTGGAGCAAGTTGAATAATGAAAAACGATAACGCTGACGCCAACAACAAAGTAAGTAGTGCCTGCAATACCCGCTTTCCCACATAAACAAAAGTTTCACTCGTGACTAGCGTTATTAGCCAATCCCGACCTGTCTCCAATGAAATTCTCGTAGATATCATTTGTCCTTTGTCCTTTGTCCTTTGTCCTTTGTCCTTTGTCATTTGTTGTTTGCTAATGACCAATGACAAATAACTAATATTCAATTAGAGAGATAATCGGCACGTCCGGCAGATATTTACGCCCTTCTAAATCCCGTAGCTCGATAATAAACCCAAATCCTACTAGTTCGCAGCCAATCTTCTGCACTAACTTTGCTGTTGCACTCGCAGTTCCACCCGTGGCAATCAAATCGTCCACAATTAAAATTCGGCTACCTTGGTGTAAACCGTCTTGATGCACTTCTAGACAGTCCATACCATACTCTAGTTCATATTCAATTGAATGAACGGCTGCTGGTAACTTACCTTTTTTGCGGACGGGAATAAAACCAGATCCTAATTTATAAGCCAGGGGTGAACCAAAAATAAATCCCCTCGACTCTATACCAATGACATAATCCGCCGTTATCCCAGCTTCATGGCATTTTTGTGCTAGAAAGTCAATAGTGTAGCGCAGTCCTTCGGGATCGCGCAGCAGGGTAGTAATATCCCGAAATAAAATTCCGGGTTTAGGGAAATCTGGAATGTCACGAACGAGAGACTTCAAATCCATAAAACGAGGAGTGGGGAATGGGGAATGGGGCATGGGCAGATGGGGGAGCAGGGGAGGCAGGGGAGGATAAGGGAGTGAGGGCGATGAGGGAGAACAATTATAACCAATGCCCAATGCCCAATGCCCAATGCCCAATGCCCAATGCCCAATGCCCAATGCCCAATGCCCAATGCCCAATACCTAATTTCAGATACCTGAAAAATCGTACACTATAATGTCATACGCTGGGGATCGAGGCTGAAGCTTCGCCCTTTATTGACGATAATTAGAATCTAAATCAAGCTATAAAAGGTATTGCACTAAATAAATGAGGTGAATTAAGTTATGTTTTAAAATTTTGATTTCAATATAGGGAAAACTTTGAGTAGAAAGAGTTAAGTAATGTATATATCAGGTGGTCATGCTACTTCTACAAGTCTAATGTTCAAGTCTTGGCTACCAATCTTAAATTTGTTTTATCTAGTCTGTTGGAACCGCATAAGGTATTTATAGGATGAATGTGTCAGCAAGTTTAACGCCGTTCAACAGTCCAACTCAAGATTCACTGCCGATGGTTCTGGACACTTTGCCAGATCCTGCGATCGCTTCTAAAACGTGTCCTCGCAGAACCCGGTTGCAAATTGACCTGATTTTACTGGCAATTGAAGCTTTAGAGCTTGGTGGTTCAGAAGCAATCCTGACTTTTGCTCAAGAGTTGGATCTAAAAGGAATTGTTAAAGACAGGGTGAATTTATGGCGGATGCGTAGCTCTAATCCGCTACGGAGAGCGCACATGCGCCGTCCCTTAAGTATCATGGAAGCAAAAGCTCTGGTGGTGATTGCTTGCTATATAGCACGGCGTTTAACTGTTGTGATTCGCCAGTTACTAATGATCTGTCAACAAATGGAAGAAAAGCAGATTCCATTAGAACAGAATTTGCGCCTATCTAATTACCTAGAGAGGTTTAGAGCGCATTTTAAGAGCCGGATGAATGCTCGACGTTCTGGTGTCCTGGCATTAACTTCTGATGCAAAATTAGATGAGCTAGCGATAAATTTGTTAGGACAATTACTATTTTGTACTGGTACAACTGGAATGCAGCGATTCTGGATTAGTCTTTTTGACGGTGAAGTGGAATGAACATTCAACGTAAGTACAGTTTGCCTAATTGTACACTGCTTTTAGAAGGGTTAAGTGATGTCAGTAGGGCTGCACACTTTCAGGAAATGCGCCCGGAATTATCAATATTGGTTAATGCAGAATGTTATTTATCTGGTTATAACCAACCCCTAACCGGAGGGCGGGAATTTTTTGAAAGTTTGGTGAGGGCTGTTAGTGGCTATGCCCAAGAATTTTTGAGTAGTGTACCCAATCCGCAGGCACATAACCAGGAATCGGAGCTAGTAGAGTTTCGGAAAATTGATAGCAACCGACATAGGCTAATTATATATTCAGAAGGCGCTCCAGAGGGATTCGATAACTCTAACAATTCCAAACGTCCGCCTATCGAAATAGATTTAAATACAGTACAGTTGTTTGATTTAGTGGAAGCAGTGGATCAGTTTTTTGCTGATACCCAAACTTTACCTGAACTTTCTTTAGAACTACAACCGGTTACCAGACGCTATGGCGGTGCTAGTCAGGCTGTAATCAGACAGGCTGTTCCTGCTGCTGTGGGTGTGTCAAGTTTAGCAGTAGCAGCGATCGCCTTTAACTTGATTCCACCTCCCCAAATGCGTCCACCGCAGCCTAAACCAGATGAGCAAACTAGCTCTACAAATAATATCGCTGCTCCAGCATCAGCTGCTGCAACGCCTACACGAACACCCGCAGCTAATACAAATCCGCCAGTTAAAGATTTAGAAGCACTTTTAAATACAGTTCCAGAAATTACCGATCCATCCCAGCTGCGTGCATTGAATCGAATAGTTTACAACCAAATTCATCCAGCTTGGACTAATCGCTTAGGATTAAAACAGGATTTGATTTATCGTCTGGGTGTAGCTGCGGATGGAGCGATCGTTGGTTATAAAGCGGTGAATAAAGAGGCAAATATAGGAGTAGGTCAAACTCCTTTGCCTAACGTACTTTACAATCCAGCTAGCCGCCCTCCTATTTCTAATGAACCGATCGCCCAATTTCGAGTAGTATTTAATACAAATGGTGTGCTAGAAGTTAGCCCTTGGCGGGGTTATGCTAGGACACCACAGGTAGTAGGTGCAAAAATTACTGACTCTAATATAGTTAAAGGTTTAAACCAAAAGCTTTATAGTACAGTTCGCCAAAGCTGGAGTGGTACCCCCACCTTTACGCGGGATTTGAAATATCGGGTAGCAGTTAATAAAGATGGTGTAATTGCTGACTATGAACCACTAAACCAAGTTGCCTTTGACTATTTCCGCGAAACACCTCTTCCCAAGATGTTCAACGCTGTCTACGGTTCCAATGTAGCAGCTCCCAACAATAAAGAACCCCTCGCTCACTTCAAAGTAATATTTAAGCCTAGCGGCACACTAGAAGTTACTCCTTGGCAGGGATATTAGTAATTGGGCATGGGGCATGGGGAATGGGGCATGGGGAAAAGAATTAAGTTGCTATTTCCTATTCCCTATTCCCTATCGTACCTATGCTGAGAACCTCCGGCTAATAGCTAAGGGGATGAAAGCTATCCGCCTGATTTATCAGGCATTTTAGTTTTAATTGCTTTTTTGATTCTCAATATATTGTCTAACAACTTCGGTACTTGCTGCACCAGTAGAAGCAACAAAGTAGCTAGGACTCCAGAGAGAAGGAAGCTTTTTCAAGTGTGGAAATTCACGCCTTAAATGGTGAGATGCCCTACCCTTAATCCATCTTGCTACATCAGCAGGTGATTCATGCGTTGGGACATTTAAAAAACAATGAACATGGTCGGGCATTATTTCTAAAGCGATAAGTCTCCAACTATGCTCAACCACTAACTCTAATATAATTTCTTGTAAACGCTGTGCTACTTCTTTTATTAGCACAGCTTTTCGCCGTTTTGGAACAAATACAAAATGGTAGTTCAGGGAAGAAACCGAGCCACTTGTGCGCCTGTATTCGTAGTCTGATGGTGATAGTTTAGCCACTAATTAAATGTTGTTGAATTATATCCTGACAACAATTATAGTAAAACATACTGTCTTGTAAAAACAAGTGTACAAAACCTGTTCAATTAGGGCTAAATTTAATGATGAAGAAACAGCTTTTTGGTTAAACCAGTGCGAAAATGCTAATAGCTTGATAAATTGTGCATTGTACGAAGCCAAGAAAATTCATTATGCCAAATTGCAAGAAAATGGTAATGCCTTTACTACTTATTGGCGTGGTGATGATTTGCGTAGTGGATGGAAAACTTATAGATGTACTACAACTTACCCTGAATTAGACTTA from Nostoc commune NIES-4072 includes:
- a CDS encoding Uma2 family endonuclease, with amino-acid sequence MNQPISERVRWTTADLELFPDNGNRYEIIDGELFVTRAPHWNHQKTCVRISTSLDTWSQTTALGEVVTAPGIIFGDNDNVIPDVVWASNERLPLLLDEAGHLTGAPELVIEVLSAGIENEKRDREFKLKLYSARGVREYWIVDWRKQQVEVYRREQASLRLVATLFNGDDLNSPILPNFTCAIASLFT
- a CDS encoding ABC transporter permease, with the protein product MISTRISLETGRDWLITLVTSETFVYVGKRVLQALLTLLLASALSFFIIQLAPGDYVDTLRQNPKISPERIEELKRQFGLDKSWPEQFGLWLWRILTKGDFGTSFIYQRSVASLLWERVPATLLLAIASLIVTWAIAIPLGIFAAVNQNKLSDRVLQVISYAGQGFPSFITALALLVLAQITSPFFPVGSMTSINHSELTWFGRILDIGWHMILPTIALSITSFAGLQRITRGELLDVLRQDYIQTARAKGLPENRVIYVHALRNAINPLITLLGFELAGLLNGAFIAEFFFNWPGLGRLTLQALQAQDLYLLMASLVMGAVLLIAGNLIADLMLKAADPRIRLENLN
- a CDS encoding adenine phosphoribosyltransferase: MDLKSLVRDIPDFPKPGILFRDITTLLRDPEGLRYTIDFLAQKCHEAGITADYVIGIESRGFIFGSPLAYKLGSGFIPVRKKGKLPAAVHSIEYELEYGMDCLEVHQDGLHQGSRILIVDDLIATGGTASATAKLVQKIGCELVGFGFIIELRDLEGRKYLPDVPIISLIEY
- a CDS encoding DUF3038 domain-containing protein, with protein sequence MNVSASLTPFNSPTQDSLPMVLDTLPDPAIASKTCPRRTRLQIDLILLAIEALELGGSEAILTFAQELDLKGIVKDRVNLWRMRSSNPLRRAHMRRPLSIMEAKALVVIACYIARRLTVVIRQLLMICQQMEEKQIPLEQNLRLSNYLERFRAHFKSRMNARRSGVLALTSDAKLDELAINLLGQLLFCTGTTGMQRFWISLFDGEVE
- a CDS encoding DUF4335 domain-containing protein: MNIQRKYSLPNCTLLLEGLSDVSRAAHFQEMRPELSILVNAECYLSGYNQPLTGGREFFESLVRAVSGYAQEFLSSVPNPQAHNQESELVEFRKIDSNRHRLIIYSEGAPEGFDNSNNSKRPPIEIDLNTVQLFDLVEAVDQFFADTQTLPELSLELQPVTRRYGGASQAVIRQAVPAAVGVSSLAVAAIAFNLIPPPQMRPPQPKPDEQTSSTNNIAAPASAAATPTRTPAANTNPPVKDLEALLNTVPEITDPSQLRALNRIVYNQIHPAWTNRLGLKQDLIYRLGVAADGAIVGYKAVNKEANIGVGQTPLPNVLYNPASRPPISNEPIAQFRVVFNTNGVLEVSPWRGYARTPQVVGAKITDSNIVKGLNQKLYSTVRQSWSGTPTFTRDLKYRVAVNKDGVIADYEPLNQVAFDYFRETPLPKMFNAVYGSNVAAPNNKEPLAHFKVIFKPSGTLEVTPWQGY
- the tnpA gene encoding IS200/IS605 family transposase; translation: MAKLSPSDYEYRRTSGSVSSLNYHFVFVPKRRKAVLIKEVAQRLQEIILELVVEHSWRLIALEIMPDHVHCFLNVPTHESPADVARWIKGRASHHLRREFPHLKKLPSLWSPSYFVASTGAASTEVVRQYIENQKSN